From the genome of Limisalsivibrio acetivorans, one region includes:
- a CDS encoding prephenate dehydrogenase: protein MAFNNIGIIGPGLIGGSLARAFAASGLCVYALDSSADTLAEAAGSQIFEGLTDDMETFLSFPLDLIYICVPVKTAVRVIEELKGCSVPVTDASSTKGTVINAARDAGLNFCGGHPIAGSEKSGFKHSDAELFSGAYHIVTPVSEDFDIAALEEIHRNIGMKTKRMDADKHDLIFGAISHLPHITAFSLVETVRGAESTALEYTGGGFRDFTRIAASDARMWTDIFLDNQDNMIELIDSYIESLIRWREEIRQGDEESIFKRIEEAAAIRRGLQ, encoded by the coding sequence ATGGCATTTAATAATATCGGAATCATAGGCCCGGGGCTTATCGGGGGCTCTCTCGCAAGAGCCTTCGCCGCCTCGGGTCTTTGTGTATATGCACTGGACAGCTCGGCGGACACCCTTGCAGAGGCCGCAGGTTCCCAGATTTTCGAAGGGCTCACAGATGATATGGAGACCTTCCTCTCCTTCCCTCTGGATCTTATCTATATCTGCGTCCCCGTCAAAACAGCCGTTAGGGTGATCGAGGAGCTTAAAGGCTGCAGTGTGCCCGTAACCGATGCTTCCAGCACCAAAGGTACCGTTATAAATGCGGCAAGGGATGCGGGGCTGAACTTCTGTGGAGGGCACCCCATTGCGGGGAGCGAGAAGTCCGGCTTCAAACACTCCGATGCAGAACTATTCAGCGGCGCATACCATATAGTAACACCCGTATCAGAAGATTTTGACATAGCCGCACTTGAAGAGATCCACAGGAATATCGGCATGAAGACCAAGCGGATGGATGCGGATAAGCACGATCTTATCTTCGGTGCCATAAGCCATCTGCCCCATATAACTGCCTTCTCTCTTGTGGAAACGGTTCGTGGGGCGGAATCAACAGCACTCGAATACACTGGCGGAGGCTTTCGGGATTTCACAAGGATAGCCGCCAGCGATGCCAGGATGTGGACGGATATATTCCTCGATAATCAGGATAATATGATTGAACTCATCGACAGCTATATAGAATCGCTCATCAGGTGGCGTGAGGAGATCCGGCAGGGTGACGAAGAAAGCATCTTCAAACGGATCGAAGAGGCCGCCGCCATCAGGAGGGGACTGCAATGA
- the aroA gene encoding 3-phosphoshikimate 1-carboxyvinyltransferase, with product MTTYEMIKGLRGEIEVPTDKSITHRSFMLGGMAEGTTRVTNPLMSRDTKATMAAMQALGAEFSPIENGFIIESKGFRNFIEPSNIINCENSGTTARLLTGVITPAGVYAVLTGDDSLRKRPMDRVIKPLSELGARMEAASGGSLMPLTILPSVMKPGVIDAVTKSAQVKSSILLAGVQLEGTTIYNEKVPTRNHSEIMLRQFGADVQTDGLSIAVHGAEKLTPSDVQVPGDISSAAFFIGAALMFENSSVTIKNVGLNPTRTGIIEALEGFGVKIEKHLHPTEGEPIGDIHIESQNFKGGCVKGEIIANMIDELPMLAHLGLFAENPVEIREAAELRVKESDRISAVVHNLRQLGAQVEEYEDGLKVYPLEKLTGEGKLKSFDDHRIAMLSILLCKRFGSNVSVDETASIDVSFPNFPEILSTIEVR from the coding sequence ATGACAACATACGAAATGATAAAAGGGCTTCGCGGGGAGATTGAGGTTCCCACCGATAAATCCATAACCCACCGCTCCTTCATGCTCGGCGGTATGGCAGAAGGTACAACACGGGTCACGAATCCTCTTATGTCAAGGGACACCAAGGCCACCATGGCCGCCATGCAGGCACTCGGTGCAGAATTCAGCCCCATCGAAAACGGATTCATAATAGAATCCAAAGGCTTCAGGAACTTTATCGAGCCTTCGAACATAATCAACTGCGAGAACTCCGGCACAACGGCCAGGCTCCTGACAGGTGTTATCACGCCAGCAGGTGTATACGCAGTTCTCACGGGGGATGACTCGCTACGCAAACGCCCCATGGACAGGGTTATCAAGCCACTCTCCGAGCTCGGAGCAAGGATGGAGGCGGCCTCCGGCGGAAGCCTTATGCCCCTGACGATCCTCCCCTCGGTTATGAAGCCGGGAGTTATCGATGCCGTCACCAAGAGTGCCCAGGTAAAAAGCTCCATCCTCCTCGCAGGTGTACAGCTTGAAGGAACCACAATATATAATGAAAAGGTTCCCACCCGTAACCATTCGGAGATTATGCTCAGACAGTTTGGTGCGGATGTACAGACTGACGGCCTCTCCATAGCCGTACACGGAGCGGAGAAGCTCACCCCCAGCGATGTTCAGGTCCCCGGCGACATCTCCTCAGCCGCATTCTTCATCGGTGCGGCTCTCATGTTTGAAAACAGCTCCGTTACCATCAAAAACGTAGGGCTCAACCCCACAAGAACCGGAATAATCGAGGCACTGGAAGGCTTCGGAGTTAAGATAGAGAAACACCTCCACCCCACCGAAGGCGAGCCCATAGGTGACATCCATATTGAATCCCAGAATTTCAAGGGGGGATGCGTGAAGGGGGAGATCATCGCAAACATGATAGACGAGCTCCCCATGCTCGCCCATCTCGGTCTTTTTGCCGAAAACCCCGTGGAGATAAGGGAGGCGGCGGAGCTTCGTGTAAAGGAATCGGACAGGATTTCAGCAGTTGTCCACAACCTCCGCCAGCTCGGTGCACAGGTTGAGGAATATGAGGACGGCCTTAAGGTTTATCCGCTGGAGAAACTTACGGGGGAAGGAAAGCTGAAGAGCTTCGATGATCACAGGATAGCGATGCTCAGTATTCTGCTCTGCAAACGCTTCGGATCAAATGTTTCTGTTGACGAAACCGCCTCTATTGATGTATCGTTTCCGAACTTTCCGGAAATTCTCAGTACAATAGAGGTTCGATGA